A genome region from Alicyclobacillus acidocaldarius subsp. acidocaldarius DSM 446 includes the following:
- a CDS encoding MFS transporter has product MSTAYAPSPDAAKPKAPLRALISIALAWAFDAMDFSLLTFVILDIMKDYHVALTLAASVSSATTFARLGGGFLGGLLSDAKGRKFSLVFSIFWFSVFECLTGFSLGFTLLMIVRILYGLGMGSMYASGTPMLMEMIPPRWRGFASGLLQSGFSFGYIFAAIIYRLWYSHLGWHALFFIACIPAVIVGIFIAMALPESDRWREARTNEQRGIPVGELFVRGRAWNTVHAAIVAIIAFSVTYPINTFYATLLKQTGHFSPAVVANTIIILNVAGILGNILGGLVSDWIGRKWTLILSAIGTAITSVVFLHIQSAGYRDVFTFLIGFFSIGGVWSVIPTYLAEHFPTAVRSTGQGTTYHIGAALGGAVVPLIVSSIAPSVGGLAHAMTYSVAIASILVIGVALLWRESKGEALE; this is encoded by the coding sequence ATGTCAACCGCGTACGCGCCTTCGCCCGACGCGGCGAAGCCGAAGGCCCCGCTCCGGGCGCTCATCTCCATCGCCCTCGCCTGGGCCTTTGACGCCATGGACTTTTCCCTTCTCACGTTCGTCATCCTCGACATCATGAAGGACTACCACGTCGCACTCACGCTCGCGGCCTCCGTCTCGTCAGCGACCACGTTCGCCCGGCTCGGCGGCGGATTTCTCGGGGGTCTCCTGAGCGACGCGAAGGGGCGCAAGTTCAGCCTGGTCTTCTCTATCTTCTGGTTCAGCGTGTTCGAATGCCTGACGGGCTTCTCGCTCGGCTTCACGCTGCTCATGATCGTGCGGATCCTTTACGGCCTCGGCATGGGCTCCATGTACGCGAGCGGCACGCCGATGCTCATGGAGATGATCCCGCCCCGCTGGCGCGGCTTTGCGTCCGGTCTTTTGCAGTCCGGTTTTTCGTTCGGCTACATTTTCGCCGCCATCATCTACCGGCTCTGGTACAGCCACCTCGGCTGGCACGCGCTCTTTTTCATCGCGTGCATCCCCGCCGTCATCGTCGGTATCTTCATCGCGATGGCCCTGCCAGAGTCGGATCGCTGGCGCGAAGCGCGCACGAACGAACAGCGGGGCATCCCGGTGGGCGAGCTGTTTGTCCGCGGCCGCGCGTGGAACACCGTGCACGCGGCCATTGTGGCCATCATCGCGTTCAGCGTGACGTATCCCATCAACACGTTTTACGCGACGTTGCTCAAGCAGACCGGCCATTTTTCCCCCGCCGTCGTGGCGAATACCATCATCATCCTGAATGTCGCAGGCATTCTGGGCAACATCCTCGGGGGCTTGGTGTCGGATTGGATTGGGCGCAAGTGGACGCTGATCCTGTCCGCCATCGGCACGGCGATCACGTCCGTCGTCTTTCTGCACATCCAGAGCGCGGGTTACCGGGACGTCTTCACGTTCCTCATCGGCTTTTTCTCTATCGGCGGGGTGTGGTCGGTCATCCCGACGTACCTTGCGGAGCACTTCCCGACCGCCGTGCGATCCACGGGGCAAGGCACCACGTACCACATCGGCGCAGCGCTTGGCGGCGCGGTGGTGCCGCTCATTGTGTCGTCCATCGCGCCTTCCGTGGGCGGCCTCGCTCATGCCATGACGTACTCGGTCGCCATAGCGTCCATCCTCGTGATTGGGGTGGCGCTCCTATGGAGGGAGTCCAAAGGAGAGGCGCTGGAGTAA
- a CDS encoding alpha/beta hydrolase: MTETWTLDAPDGVRIYGRTWAPEHRGEPRVCVQIAHGMAEHIERYSDFAQFLALRGCAVYGHDHRGHGQTGEAMGMLGHFGDRDGFQRVIDDMARVTSRIEAEHPGVPIVLLGHSMGSWLSLAYMEQHGARLAGAVLSGAGFVGRVELAAGLYLARREAARLGARSPSERLYKMTFGNFNKPFQPNRTPLDWLSRDEAVVDAYIADPRCGQMHTCGFFIDYFGGVRELQRAENLRRIPSDLPVLIIAGSRDPVGKMGKGVERLAKALAAAGVRDVTVKLYPGARHEVLNETNRAEVYQDVWHWLERLLRAWKR; encoded by the coding sequence GTGACGGAGACATGGACGCTGGATGCGCCGGATGGCGTGCGGATTTACGGGCGCACGTGGGCGCCTGAACATCGAGGCGAACCGCGAGTCTGCGTGCAAATCGCGCATGGCATGGCCGAGCACATCGAGCGATACAGCGATTTCGCGCAATTTCTTGCCTTGCGCGGCTGCGCCGTCTACGGGCACGATCACCGTGGCCACGGGCAGACGGGCGAGGCCATGGGGATGCTGGGCCACTTTGGCGATCGCGACGGGTTTCAGCGCGTGATCGACGACATGGCGCGGGTCACGTCGCGCATCGAGGCGGAGCACCCGGGCGTGCCCATCGTCCTGTTGGGTCACAGCATGGGATCCTGGCTTTCGCTCGCCTACATGGAGCAGCACGGCGCGAGGCTTGCTGGCGCGGTTTTGTCGGGCGCTGGTTTCGTGGGCCGCGTGGAACTGGCGGCGGGGCTGTATCTCGCGCGGCGAGAGGCGGCGCGGCTCGGGGCGAGATCGCCGAGCGAGCGGCTGTACAAGATGACGTTTGGCAACTTCAACAAGCCATTTCAGCCCAACCGCACGCCGCTTGACTGGCTGTCGCGGGATGAGGCGGTGGTGGACGCATACATCGCGGATCCGCGCTGCGGGCAGATGCACACCTGCGGCTTCTTTATCGATTATTTCGGCGGCGTGCGAGAGTTGCAGCGTGCCGAGAACCTGCGCCGCATTCCGAGCGACCTGCCTGTGCTCATCATCGCCGGCTCGCGCGATCCGGTGGGGAAGATGGGCAAGGGCGTCGAGCGGCTCGCGAAGGCGCTCGCGGCGGCGGGGGTTCGCGACGTGACCGTCAAGCTGTACCCAGGGGCGCGGCATGAGGTGCTCAACGAGACGAATCGCGCCGAGGTGTATCAGGACGTGTGGCACTGGCTGGAACGCCTTTTGCGGGCATGGAAACGGTGA
- a CDS encoding L-lactate permease, translating to MFHQLLTPIGHSTGLSFLVGIIPIVIVLVLLGLVRAPAWIAALSGLVAGLIEAVAGWQMPFHLALDSVAEGMVFALWPIMWIVWNAMWLYNLSQRTGAFAQFRDWMYRYATEDRRIQMLIIAFSFGALMEGISGFGTPVAIASALLVGLGFPVLEAVTYALIFDTAPVAFGALGVPIVTLGSVTNLNVSALSSMVGRQLPIFAFILPFYVIVVMGGWKALRGAWPVALVGGLSYALTQFAVANFIGPALPDVLAALVSLVCIVLFTRMWRPKDTDQFRSFAHTGAYREMAAASEAPAAGLWRGWVPWLTVTGVVIVWTFLKIAEIGQRKVHWPGLDKQVFLTLYNKPYEAVWTFQPLATGTAILVAVILTAIFLRAGWKTFWLAAADTWKQLTFPILTVMFILGLAYLYNYSGMAYTLGVAVAALGSWFPFFSGFLGWIACFLSGSDTSSNALFGNLQVVAANRLHLNPILMAATNSSGAVMSKMISPQNVTTGVSTGELRGKEGLVIRRTFWHSIVLTVILGVLVVLQAHAWSGMVPKP from the coding sequence GTGTTTCATCAACTGTTGACGCCCATCGGGCATTCGACGGGCCTCTCGTTTTTGGTTGGCATCATTCCCATTGTCATCGTGCTCGTGTTGCTCGGCCTCGTGCGCGCACCCGCCTGGATAGCGGCCCTGTCGGGGCTCGTGGCTGGTCTGATTGAAGCCGTCGCTGGATGGCAGATGCCCTTTCATCTGGCGCTCGACTCGGTCGCCGAGGGCATGGTGTTCGCACTTTGGCCCATCATGTGGATTGTGTGGAACGCCATGTGGCTCTATAACTTGAGCCAGCGGACGGGCGCGTTCGCGCAGTTCCGCGATTGGATGTACCGCTACGCGACGGAGGACCGCCGCATCCAGATGCTCATCATCGCGTTCAGCTTCGGCGCGCTGATGGAAGGCATCTCGGGCTTCGGCACGCCGGTCGCCATCGCGTCGGCGCTCTTGGTTGGGCTGGGCTTTCCGGTGCTCGAGGCGGTCACGTACGCGCTCATCTTCGACACCGCGCCCGTCGCGTTTGGCGCGCTGGGCGTACCCATCGTGACGCTCGGGTCCGTCACGAACCTCAATGTAAGCGCTTTATCGTCGATGGTCGGGCGTCAGTTGCCCATCTTCGCGTTCATCCTACCGTTTTACGTGATTGTGGTGATGGGCGGGTGGAAGGCGCTCCGGGGCGCTTGGCCCGTCGCGCTCGTCGGCGGACTGTCGTACGCCCTGACGCAATTCGCCGTGGCGAACTTCATCGGCCCGGCGCTGCCGGATGTCCTGGCCGCGCTCGTCTCGCTGGTTTGCATCGTGCTGTTCACGCGGATGTGGCGCCCGAAGGACACGGACCAATTTCGTTCGTTCGCCCACACGGGGGCGTACCGCGAGATGGCCGCTGCGTCCGAAGCGCCGGCTGCAGGACTGTGGCGCGGCTGGGTGCCGTGGCTCACGGTGACGGGCGTCGTGATCGTCTGGACGTTTTTGAAAATCGCGGAGATTGGCCAGCGAAAGGTGCATTGGCCGGGGCTCGACAAGCAGGTATTCCTCACGCTCTACAACAAGCCGTACGAGGCGGTGTGGACGTTCCAGCCACTTGCCACGGGCACGGCCATCCTCGTCGCGGTGATTCTCACGGCCATCTTCTTGCGCGCAGGCTGGAAGACGTTCTGGCTCGCCGCGGCCGACACGTGGAAGCAACTCACGTTCCCTATCCTGACAGTCATGTTCATCCTCGGGCTCGCCTATCTGTACAACTACTCGGGTATGGCGTACACACTCGGCGTGGCCGTGGCGGCGCTCGGGAGCTGGTTCCCGTTCTTCTCCGGGTTCCTCGGCTGGATCGCGTGCTTTTTGTCCGGTTCAGACACGTCGTCCAACGCGCTCTTCGGCAATCTGCAGGTGGTGGCGGCCAATCGCTTGCACCTGAATCCCATCCTGATGGCGGCGACCAACTCCTCGGGCGCCGTGATGAGCAAGATGATCTCGCCGCAAAACGTCACGACAGGCGTATCGACCGGCGAGTTGCGCGGCAAGGAGGGGCTTGTCATCCGCCGCACGTTCTGGCACAGCATCGTGCTCACGGTCATCCTGGGCGTCCTCGTGGTGTTGCAGGCGCACGCGTGGAGCGGCATGGTGCCGAAACCGTGA
- the aceB gene encoding malate synthase A — MAGSYACPQGVQITGEYRPEFAEILTTDALQFIAELERRFGPRRDELLRLRKERDERLLAGEWPDFLPETKEIRESEWTVGPIPADLQDRRVEITGPSSDRKMVINALNSGAKCFMADFEDACAPSWENVVQGQINMRDAVRRTIEYTSPEGKHYKLNDEVAVLIVRPRGWHLPEKHIRVDGRVATGALVDFGLYFYHNAKELLARGTGPYFYLPKMESHLEARLWNDVFNYAQDALGIPRGTIKATVLIETILATFEMDEILYELRDHAAGLNCGRWDYIFSYIKKFRNHPEVILPDRAQVTMTVPFMRAYTLLTIRTCHRRKAFAMGGMAAQIPIKNDPKANEEALAKVRADKEREAQDGHDGTWVAHPGLVPVAMEVFNRLMPTPNQLHRLREDVQVTAADLVAVPQGTITEGGLRTNVAVALRYIEAWLRGSGAVPIFNLMEDAATAEISRAQIWQWIHHPKGVLDDGRKVTVELFRQILEEELRKLKDEIGEEAYAQSKFPLAAELLDDISTKDDFVDFLTLPGYEHLA; from the coding sequence ATGGCGGGATCGTACGCTTGCCCACAGGGCGTGCAAATCACGGGCGAATACAGGCCTGAGTTCGCCGAAATCCTCACGACGGACGCGCTTCAATTCATCGCGGAGCTTGAGCGCCGCTTCGGTCCGAGGCGGGACGAACTGCTTCGCCTGCGCAAGGAGCGGGACGAGCGGTTGCTCGCGGGCGAATGGCCGGACTTCTTGCCGGAGACCAAGGAGATTCGCGAGAGCGAGTGGACGGTCGGGCCCATCCCCGCGGATCTGCAGGATCGGCGCGTGGAAATCACGGGCCCGAGTTCGGACCGGAAGATGGTCATCAACGCCTTGAACTCGGGCGCCAAGTGCTTCATGGCGGACTTTGAGGACGCCTGCGCACCGTCCTGGGAGAACGTCGTGCAGGGTCAGATCAACATGCGGGACGCAGTTCGCCGCACCATCGAATACACGAGCCCCGAGGGGAAGCACTACAAGCTGAATGACGAAGTTGCGGTGCTCATCGTGCGCCCGCGCGGCTGGCACCTGCCCGAGAAGCACATCCGGGTGGACGGCCGGGTGGCCACGGGCGCGCTCGTCGACTTCGGGCTTTACTTCTACCACAATGCCAAGGAGCTTTTGGCGCGCGGCACCGGGCCCTACTTCTACCTGCCGAAGATGGAGAGCCACCTCGAGGCGAGGCTGTGGAACGACGTGTTCAACTACGCCCAGGACGCGCTCGGCATCCCGCGCGGCACCATCAAGGCCACTGTGCTCATCGAGACCATCCTCGCGACGTTCGAGATGGACGAGATCCTGTATGAGCTGCGCGATCACGCCGCGGGGCTCAACTGCGGCCGCTGGGACTACATCTTCAGCTACATCAAGAAGTTCCGCAATCACCCGGAGGTCATCCTGCCTGACCGGGCGCAGGTGACGATGACGGTGCCGTTCATGCGCGCGTACACCCTGCTCACCATCCGCACGTGCCATCGGCGCAAGGCGTTCGCGATGGGCGGCATGGCGGCGCAGATCCCCATCAAGAACGACCCGAAGGCGAACGAGGAGGCGCTCGCCAAGGTGCGCGCGGACAAGGAGCGCGAGGCGCAGGACGGCCACGACGGCACCTGGGTGGCGCACCCGGGTCTCGTGCCCGTGGCGATGGAGGTGTTCAATCGCCTCATGCCCACGCCCAACCAGTTGCACCGCCTGCGCGAGGACGTCCAGGTCACCGCGGCCGATCTCGTCGCGGTCCCGCAGGGCACCATCACCGAAGGCGGCCTGCGCACCAACGTCGCCGTGGCGCTTCGCTACATCGAGGCTTGGCTGCGCGGTTCCGGCGCGGTGCCCATCTTCAACCTGATGGAAGACGCGGCGACGGCGGAGATCTCCCGCGCGCAGATCTGGCAGTGGATCCATCACCCGAAAGGCGTCCTCGACGACGGCCGCAAGGTGACGGTGGAGCTGTTCCGGCAGATTCTCGAAGAGGAGTTGCGCAAGTTGAAGGACGAGATCGGCGAGGAGGCGTACGCACAGAGCAAGTTCCCGCTCGCGGCCGAACTTCTCGACGACATCTCGACGAAGGACGACTTCGTCGACTTCCTGACGCTGCCGGGTTACGAGCACCTGGCGTGA
- a CDS encoding IclR family transcriptional regulator gives MNRLEDYTVKSVDKALLLLEVVSEHPDGIAITELAQSVGMYKSTVHRLLGTMMRRGYIEQDPVSGRYKLGYTVLDLGMKLLSSIDLRREAMPALQELALASGEVVHLALLDRGSVVYIEKVESPNTIRMHSRVGTRVPVHATGLGKAILAFLPKREVQDIVRRYGLPRLTPHTITDADAFWASLEETRSTGFAFDMEEHQEGVCCVAAPIFAHDGRVMAAVSVSGPALRMTRERMVELVPLVKRAGERISERLGYRRERVAP, from the coding sequence GTGAACCGTTTGGAGGACTACACGGTCAAGTCGGTCGACAAGGCGCTGCTGTTGCTCGAGGTGGTGAGCGAGCACCCCGACGGCATTGCCATCACGGAATTGGCGCAGTCCGTGGGCATGTACAAGAGCACGGTGCACCGCCTGCTCGGCACCATGATGCGGCGCGGCTACATCGAGCAGGATCCGGTGAGCGGGCGGTACAAGCTGGGCTACACGGTGCTCGATCTCGGCATGAAGCTCCTCTCTTCCATCGATCTGCGCCGGGAGGCGATGCCCGCGCTGCAGGAGCTCGCGCTCGCCTCGGGCGAGGTGGTGCACCTGGCACTTCTGGACAGGGGCTCCGTGGTCTACATCGAGAAGGTGGAAAGCCCCAACACCATTCGCATGCACTCGCGCGTCGGCACGCGCGTGCCGGTCCATGCGACGGGGCTCGGCAAGGCCATCCTCGCGTTTTTGCCGAAGCGCGAGGTGCAGGACATCGTCAGGCGATACGGGTTGCCGCGGCTCACGCCACACACCATCACGGACGCGGACGCGTTTTGGGCGTCGCTCGAGGAGACGAGATCGACCGGATTCGCGTTTGACATGGAGGAGCATCAGGAAGGGGTGTGCTGCGTGGCCGCGCCCATCTTTGCGCACGACGGGCGCGTGATGGCGGCGGTGAGCGTGTCGGGGCCGGCCCTGCGCATGACGCGCGAGCGGATGGTGGAGCTGGTGCCGCTTGTGAAGCGGGCGGGGGAGCGCATCTCGGAGCGCCTCGGATATCGACGGGAGCGCGTCGCCCCGTAG
- a CDS encoding FAD-linked oxidase C-terminal domain-containing protein: MRDVHIDRLVEIVGERRCLWRPHQVKAYACDGYTAEEGLPRAVVFPESTDEVARICRYLYENDIPYLPRGAGTGLSGGATPTGGEVVISLARMNKLLAVDFDNLRAVVQPGLVNLTLTRRVSHADCYYAPDPSSQSVCTIGGNFAENAGGSHCLKYGVTTNHVVAAKVVLPDGDVIDVGAPFGDAPGYDLLGLLVGSEGTLGIATEITVRILKKPQALRTALAYFDRVADASDTVTDIIGAGIIPAAIEMMDQLAMQAVDKSNYHVGYPTDIEAVLLIEVDGLAAGVDEVMARVVEICRRHRVREVRVAQSDAERALWWSSRKMAFGAMGRISPDYIVQDGVIPRTRLTEVLQKIDEVSRRYGLKIANVFHAGDGNLHPLILYDSRVPGEAERAVRAGSEVLRACVDAGGSITGEHGVGIEKIGEMAYMFSEDEIHAQRAVKSCFDPKGIVNAGKLIPLPGRCVEVKRAREIIEENWQILNSFPDQAAVQARGAFVQEPGREASTSAQG, encoded by the coding sequence ATGAGGGACGTCCACATCGACAGGCTCGTCGAGATCGTCGGCGAGCGGCGCTGCCTGTGGCGACCGCACCAGGTGAAGGCGTACGCCTGCGACGGCTACACGGCCGAAGAGGGGCTGCCGCGCGCGGTGGTCTTCCCGGAGTCGACGGACGAGGTGGCGCGCATCTGCCGCTATCTCTACGAGAACGACATTCCGTATCTTCCGCGCGGCGCGGGCACGGGCCTGTCGGGCGGCGCCACGCCGACGGGGGGCGAGGTCGTCATCAGCCTCGCGCGCATGAACAAGCTCCTCGCCGTCGACTTCGACAACCTGCGCGCCGTCGTGCAGCCTGGGCTCGTGAACCTCACGCTCACGCGCCGGGTCTCGCACGCGGACTGCTACTACGCGCCCGATCCGTCCAGCCAGTCGGTCTGCACCATCGGCGGGAACTTCGCGGAGAACGCGGGCGGTAGCCACTGCCTGAAGTACGGCGTGACCACGAACCACGTGGTCGCGGCCAAGGTGGTGCTGCCGGATGGCGACGTGATCGACGTCGGCGCGCCGTTCGGCGACGCGCCGGGGTACGATCTGCTGGGGCTTCTGGTCGGCTCGGAGGGGACGCTCGGCATCGCGACGGAGATCACGGTCCGCATCCTCAAAAAGCCGCAGGCGCTCCGCACCGCGCTCGCCTACTTCGATCGCGTCGCCGACGCGTCCGACACGGTGACGGACATCATCGGGGCGGGCATCATCCCGGCCGCCATCGAGATGATGGATCAGCTCGCGATGCAGGCCGTCGACAAGAGCAACTATCATGTTGGCTATCCGACGGACATCGAGGCGGTTTTGCTCATCGAGGTGGACGGCCTCGCCGCGGGCGTCGACGAGGTGATGGCGCGCGTGGTGGAAATTTGCCGCCGCCACCGCGTGCGCGAGGTGCGGGTGGCGCAGTCGGACGCCGAGCGCGCGCTCTGGTGGTCCAGCCGCAAAATGGCGTTTGGCGCCATGGGGCGCATCTCGCCCGACTACATCGTGCAGGACGGCGTGATTCCGCGCACGCGCCTCACCGAGGTGCTGCAGAAGATCGACGAGGTGAGCCGGCGATACGGGCTGAAGATCGCGAACGTGTTTCACGCGGGCGACGGCAACCTGCATCCGCTCATCCTGTACGACAGCCGCGTGCCGGGCGAGGCCGAGCGCGCGGTCAGGGCCGGATCGGAGGTGCTGCGGGCGTGCGTCGACGCGGGCGGGAGCATCACCGGCGAGCACGGCGTCGGCATTGAGAAGATCGGCGAAATGGCCTATATGTTTTCCGAGGACGAGATCCATGCGCAACGCGCGGTCAAGTCCTGCTTCGATCCGAAGGGCATCGTGAACGCTGGGAAGCTCATTCCGCTGCCCGGCCGGTGCGTCGAGGTGAAGCGGGCGCGCGAGATCATCGAGGAGAATTGGCAGATTCTCAACTCGTTCCCGGATCAGGCGGCCGTGCAGGCGCGGGGCGCCTTTGTGCAGGAGCCCGGCAGAGAAGCATCGACGAGCGCGCAAGGATGA